Proteins from a single region of Psychrobacter cryohalolentis K5:
- a CDS encoding TSUP family transporter, whose translation MDVSLSIEVILMLTAVAALAGFIDAIAGGGGLLTIPAMLLANIPPVLTLGTNKLQAASGALAASITMIRKGVVKPKNIKTAIIAAFIGSIFGSIAVQLSPPDLLEKLIPFLIAAIGIYTLFAPKLGEVEAAPRISEGAWQKIAAPLIGFYDGYMGPGTGMFFALGNVALRGRKIIEATGAAKVLNLSTNIGSLIFFILGGNVLWTVGLAMMVGQTIGAYFGSHMVVKGGSRLIRPMIVLVCLVMVTKYVLG comes from the coding sequence ATGGACGTATCCCTTTCTATTGAAGTTATTTTAATGTTGACCGCTGTAGCCGCGTTGGCAGGTTTTATCGATGCTATTGCTGGTGGCGGTGGTTTGTTGACTATTCCTGCCATGCTACTTGCCAATATTCCGCCTGTATTGACACTGGGTACCAATAAGCTACAAGCAGCATCAGGGGCACTAGCAGCGTCTATTACCATGATTAGAAAGGGTGTGGTTAAACCCAAGAACATTAAGACAGCGATTATTGCGGCTTTTATTGGCTCTATCTTTGGCTCAATCGCGGTGCAGTTATCGCCACCTGACTTGTTAGAAAAGCTGATTCCATTTTTGATTGCAGCCATTGGTATCTATACTTTGTTTGCCCCCAAACTTGGTGAAGTGGAAGCTGCCCCTCGTATCTCAGAAGGTGCTTGGCAAAAAATTGCCGCCCCTTTAATTGGTTTTTATGACGGCTATATGGGACCTGGGACAGGTATGTTTTTTGCGCTTGGCAATGTGGCATTACGTGGTCGAAAAATTATCGAAGCAACTGGTGCGGCAAAGGTACTGAATTTATCGACCAATATTGGCTCATTAATCTTCTTTATATTGGGCGGTAATGTATTGTGGACAGTAGGGCTGGCGATGATGGTAGGGCAAACTATAGGGGCGTATTTTGGCTCGCATATGGTAGTAAAAGGCGGCAGTAGACTCATTCGTCCCATGATTGTATTGGTTTGTCTTGTGATGGTGACTAAATATGTACTTGGTTAG
- the nhaA gene encoding Na+/H+ antiporter NhaA, with translation MAIHKIRAFFNLEASGGIVLALAAIAAMIIANTSLNTWYESFIHAPVAIQIGSFSIAKDAHHWINDGLMAVFFFLVGLELKREVLIGELSNVKQIILPAGAALGGMIMPAIVYLFFNYNEPEFWRGWAIPAATDIAFALGILSLLGNRVPNSLKVFLVSIAIFDDIGAIIIIALFYTNDLSLGSLAIAGLCLPFLYLLNRRNVTSITPYLLIGVIMWVAVLKSGIHATLAGVVLALFIPLFDRTDPEHSPLEELEHDLQNTVSYGILPLFAFANAGISLKGAGFGELFHSVPLGIAAGLFIGKQVGVMLMCWLIFKLGISTMPKGMNFKQIYGAALLCGVGFTMSLFIGGLAFAGETPLFDERLGIIMGSIVSGIAGYMMLKATLKDEVNVTSVDLTRHS, from the coding sequence ATGGCAATACATAAAATCAGAGCGTTTTTTAATCTCGAGGCTTCGGGCGGTATCGTCCTAGCGCTGGCAGCTATCGCAGCAATGATTATTGCTAATACTTCTCTAAATACGTGGTACGAATCCTTTATTCACGCACCTGTCGCTATTCAAATTGGCAGCTTCTCAATCGCTAAAGATGCGCATCATTGGATTAATGATGGCTTGATGGCAGTGTTCTTCTTTTTAGTGGGACTTGAGCTTAAGCGTGAAGTGTTAATCGGCGAGCTGTCCAATGTAAAGCAAATTATCTTGCCAGCAGGAGCGGCTCTTGGCGGCATGATCATGCCAGCCATCGTCTATCTGTTTTTTAACTATAATGAACCTGAGTTTTGGCGAGGTTGGGCGATTCCTGCCGCAACCGATATCGCCTTTGCTCTTGGTATTTTGAGTTTACTTGGTAATCGCGTACCCAATTCATTAAAAGTATTCTTAGTCTCGATTGCTATCTTTGATGATATCGGCGCGATTATTATCATCGCTTTATTTTATACCAATGATTTATCACTTGGTTCACTGGCTATCGCGGGCTTATGTCTGCCGTTTTTATATCTGCTTAATCGCCGTAACGTTACTAGCATAACTCCTTATTTGCTAATTGGCGTTATCATGTGGGTTGCCGTACTCAAATCCGGTATCCATGCAACGTTAGCTGGGGTTGTATTGGCGCTATTTATTCCTTTATTTGATCGCACTGACCCTGAGCATTCCCCGCTTGAAGAGCTTGAACACGACCTACAAAACACAGTTTCTTACGGTATCCTGCCATTATTTGCTTTTGCCAATGCGGGCATTTCGCTTAAGGGCGCAGGGTTTGGTGAGCTGTTTCATTCTGTACCGCTTGGTATTGCCGCTGGACTGTTCATCGGTAAACAAGTAGGCGTCATGCTGATGTGCTGGTTAATTTTTAAATTGGGCATTTCTACTATGCCAAAAGGCATGAACTTTAAGCAAATCTACGGCGCAGCATTGTTATGTGGTGTAGGCTTTACCATGAGTTTGTTTATCGGTGGGCTTGCATTTGCCGGTGAGACACCATTATTTGATGAGCGTTTGGGTATCATTATGGGTTCAATCGTCTCTGGTATCGCAGGTTATATGATGCTCAAAGCCACTTTAAAAGATGAGGTTAATGTAACCTCTGTAGACTTAACGCGTCATTCTTAA
- a CDS encoding oxygenase MpaB family protein produces MDSIDISKKIAKTSAASARQGAGCHQAPVSYQHHGRTTAIDDHSDLQVLKRIKRYLLPKDFVISQDLLEEIVAGYDIGDPIADDLASDGIRFAKPLQQFIIDKKADSNLKNNSSFNALTEQFSRHPDWFDPKLAQIGAVAYRRYPLMLIWLLRNVALMAGYSIPALSLPLIQTGALMHDALPRLMRTYAYILAVSEHPQLHLDSEHSKPNIERVLAIGSEGWQQSIKVRQIHTSVRQNLLKGKGNAAKGVIPDANQHHNPDGSWNTAYWGIPINQTDMIATHLQFSLLIMRGLRLLGARISTEEAEGILHLWNLASYWMGVDLQRLPKDEAACWEWLYTYLSIQQLDFKMGRPLAKALHDLPRQLMGEDNRRGRFVEMVNASVTRTLVGDDIGDGLNLPKSKIRFGVLSSVPILFALDTARQHNSRVANKLEAFRAKRQDNMNWWLKKNDEYYK; encoded by the coding sequence ATGGATTCCATCGACATCTCTAAAAAAATCGCTAAAACAAGTGCCGCCAGTGCTCGGCAAGGTGCAGGCTGTCATCAAGCGCCTGTTTCTTATCAGCATCATGGACGCACCACTGCCATTGATGACCATAGTGATCTGCAAGTATTAAAACGCATTAAGCGCTATCTACTGCCAAAAGACTTTGTCATCTCGCAAGATTTGTTAGAGGAAATAGTTGCAGGCTACGATATTGGCGATCCAATAGCAGATGATCTAGCCTCTGATGGCATTCGTTTTGCCAAGCCATTACAGCAGTTTATTATTGATAAGAAAGCGGACTCTAACCTCAAGAATAATTCCTCATTCAACGCATTAACTGAACAATTTAGTCGCCATCCCGACTGGTTTGATCCCAAGCTTGCCCAAATCGGCGCGGTTGCCTATCGCCGTTATCCACTGATGCTGATTTGGTTGTTGCGTAATGTAGCCCTCATGGCAGGCTATAGTATCCCTGCCTTATCGCTACCGCTGATTCAGACTGGCGCACTGATGCATGACGCTTTACCAAGATTGATGCGTACCTACGCCTATATCTTGGCGGTCTCTGAGCACCCTCAATTGCATTTAGATTCAGAGCATAGCAAACCTAATATTGAACGAGTATTGGCTATCGGCTCTGAAGGTTGGCAGCAATCCATTAAAGTACGTCAAATACATACCTCAGTACGACAGAACTTGCTCAAAGGTAAAGGCAATGCTGCTAAAGGCGTCATACCAGATGCCAACCAACATCACAACCCAGATGGCAGCTGGAATACTGCATATTGGGGTATTCCTATCAATCAAACCGATATGATTGCTACTCATTTGCAGTTTTCACTGTTGATTATGCGTGGCTTAAGATTGCTTGGCGCCCGTATTAGCACTGAGGAAGCAGAAGGCATTTTGCATTTATGGAATCTTGCCAGTTATTGGATGGGAGTTGATTTGCAGCGACTGCCAAAAGATGAAGCCGCCTGTTGGGAATGGCTCTATACCTATTTGTCGATTCAGCAGCTTGATTTTAAAATGGGACGACCACTGGCAAAAGCCCTGCATGATTTGCCACGTCAGCTGATGGGTGAGGACAATCGCCGTGGGCGTTTTGTTGAGATGGTCAATGCCAGTGTGACCCGTACCTTGGTTGGTGATGATATTGGCGATGGGCTAAACCTACCAAAATCCAAAATACGCTTTGGCGTATTGTCTTCCGTGCCGATTCTATTTGCCCTCGATACTGCCCGTCAACACAATAGTAGAGTCGCCAACAAGCTAGAAGCATTTCGTGCTAAACGCCAAGACAATATGAACTGGTGGTTAAAGAAAAATGATGAGTATTATAAATAG
- a CDS encoding NUDIX hydrolase, with product MLNPSQSVRFDEMTVAVPDFIRYPTIRKLAERVQHETLKAIASPALYDSHDHSRSARILNSLYQTPIADASILVAITHERHPKLLLTRRAAHMNSHAGEVSCAGGKHELGDGNNVVTALREACEETALPPNKVQLLGQLPIQTSKSGMSVRPIVALIAPDLLLVPELGEISRIFWADFETLLTQPTVEYSIEYTLQDQAATLLTPSWQVDGETVWGLTGRVIASLLETGFDRQLEWYYRIQDTRS from the coding sequence ATGCTAAATCCCTCACAGTCCGTACGTTTTGATGAAATGACAGTTGCTGTACCAGATTTTATACGTTATCCCACGATCAGAAAGTTGGCTGAACGGGTGCAGCACGAGACCTTAAAGGCTATTGCTAGTCCCGCGCTTTATGACTCTCACGACCATTCGCGCAGTGCCCGTATTTTAAATAGTCTTTATCAAACCCCAATCGCCGATGCCTCTATCTTGGTCGCTATCACTCATGAGCGCCATCCTAAGCTGCTGCTGACTCGCCGCGCTGCTCATATGAACAGTCATGCTGGCGAGGTATCCTGTGCTGGTGGCAAACATGAACTAGGTGATGGTAACAATGTCGTTACCGCCCTACGTGAGGCTTGCGAGGAAACTGCGCTACCGCCTAATAAAGTTCAGCTGCTTGGTCAATTGCCTATCCAAACCTCTAAAAGTGGTATGAGTGTACGTCCTATTGTGGCACTTATTGCGCCAGATCTGCTTTTGGTACCAGAGCTTGGGGAGATATCACGCATTTTTTGGGCAGATTTTGAGACTTTATTAACTCAGCCAACAGTCGAATATTCCATAGAATATACATTGCAAGATCAGGCAGCAACGCTTCTGACACCGAGCTGGCAAGTAGATGGCGAAACAGTGTGGGGTCTGACGGGACGAGTCATTGCCAGTTTATTAGAAACAGGCTTTGATCGGCAACTAGAGTGGTATTACCGCATACAAGATACTCGATCATAG
- a CDS encoding HPP family protein, translating to MLVDKIFSLHKMQGKTDDCPQRLPLVIIAIAWAGGTVATAVLALLGNWQNIAMILGSFGASCLLIFAYPESPFAQPRNIVGGHLITTFTGLAFMSLFGVEWWSLSLAVGTAIALMLLLRVPHPPAGSNPLIVMLGGVKWHFLLTPTLVGALALVVVALIYNNIGRGRHYPRYW from the coding sequence ATGCTCGTGGATAAGATTTTTTCATTACATAAAATGCAGGGCAAAACTGATGATTGCCCGCAAAGATTGCCCTTAGTCATCATTGCCATTGCTTGGGCTGGCGGAACAGTTGCCACTGCTGTATTGGCATTACTGGGAAATTGGCAAAATATCGCGATGATTTTGGGCTCATTTGGCGCCAGCTGCCTGCTTATTTTTGCTTATCCAGAAAGCCCTTTTGCTCAGCCAAGAAACATTGTCGGTGGTCATCTTATTACTACCTTTACTGGCTTAGCTTTTATGTCTTTATTTGGGGTTGAGTGGTGGAGCTTGTCCCTTGCCGTTGGTACGGCAATTGCTCTCATGTTACTGCTGCGCGTACCGCATCCACCTGCAGGCTCCAATCCATTGATTGTGATGCTCGGCGGCGTAAAGTGGCATTTTTTGCTCACTCCGACGCTAGTAGGTGCCCTTGCCTTGGTAGTGGTAGCGCTGATTTACAACAATATTGGTCGTGGCAGACACTATCCGCGCTATTGGTAA
- a CDS encoding NUDIX hydrolase: MRYCLQCGCEAERKIPATDNIPRLVCPNCHYIHYENPKIICGSLVVHKHRVLLCRRAIEPQYGLWTLPAGFMENGETMAEGAARESFEEADAVVINPHLYCLYDIPDIGQIYSIYITELKDGAYGIGSESLDCALFTEEDIPWDKLAFEAVRRTLKSYFADRQHYDSYDQFPIHQEIIGKDQAIKRY, translated from the coding sequence ATGCGCTATTGTCTACAATGCGGTTGTGAAGCAGAACGCAAAATACCAGCTACGGATAATATACCGCGTTTGGTATGCCCAAACTGTCATTATATTCATTATGAAAACCCAAAGATAATTTGTGGTTCGCTGGTCGTCCATAAACATCGGGTGCTGCTCTGTCGACGCGCAATCGAGCCGCAGTATGGCTTATGGACGTTACCTGCAGGCTTTATGGAAAACGGCGAAACCATGGCCGAAGGTGCCGCGCGTGAGAGCTTTGAAGAGGCTGACGCGGTCGTGATCAATCCACATTTATATTGCTTGTATGACATTCCAGATATTGGTCAAATCTATAGCATCTATATCACCGAACTAAAAGACGGTGCTTATGGTATCGGCTCTGAAAGTCTTGATTGTGCGTTATTCACAGAAGAAGACATTCCTTGGGATAAGCTTGCGTTTGAAGCGGTACGCCGTACCCTAAAAAGCTATTTTGCAGACCGTCAACATTACGACAGTTATGATCAATTCCCAATTCATCAAGAGATCATTGGTAAAGACCAAGCCATTAAGCGCTATTAA